A single Actinomadura algeriensis DNA region contains:
- a CDS encoding TetR/AcrR family transcriptional regulator — MRGESVADVGLRERKKRATRAALVEAAVRLAAEHGVESVTVEAISEAAGVSPRTFFNYFASRDDVFVMIGAESSVRIRNAVLEAPPELSPLEALREAMTVELAEVVQQNELWALHAEVLHGSPHLLVRSIGVHIADEAQLAAALAERIGPALELGLYPRLLAAVAGAAVRVAVDHWSARQDELAFTDAFHEAFDHLAAGLAVPSGRI; from the coding sequence ATGCGGGGAGAGAGCGTCGCCGACGTCGGGCTGCGGGAGCGCAAGAAGCGCGCGACGCGTGCCGCGCTCGTCGAGGCCGCGGTGCGGCTGGCGGCGGAGCACGGCGTCGAGAGCGTCACCGTGGAGGCGATCAGCGAGGCGGCGGGCGTGTCCCCGCGCACGTTCTTCAACTACTTCGCCTCCCGCGACGACGTCTTCGTCATGATCGGCGCGGAGTCGAGCGTCCGGATCCGCAACGCCGTGCTGGAGGCGCCGCCGGAGCTCTCGCCGCTGGAGGCGCTGCGCGAGGCGATGACGGTGGAGCTGGCGGAGGTCGTACAGCAGAACGAGCTGTGGGCCCTCCACGCCGAGGTGCTGCACGGTTCGCCGCACCTGCTCGTCCGCAGCATCGGCGTCCACATCGCCGACGAGGCGCAACTGGCCGCCGCGCTCGCGGAGCGCATCGGCCCGGCCCTTGAGCTGGGGCTCTACCCGCGGCTGCTTGCCGCGGTCGCGGGCGCGGCCGTCCGCGTCGCCGTCGACCACTGGTCCGCCCGGCAGGACGAACTCGCCTTCACCGACGCCTTCCACGAGGCGTTCGACCATCTCGCCGCCGGCCTGGCCGTCCCGTCCGGACGGATTTGA
- a CDS encoding GyrI-like domain-containing protein yields MTRYDVKRELKRCYAPKNAAWELVDVPAQQFIAVDGRGDPNTSDGYARAVQALYAVAYTIKFASKRDLERDFVVGPLEGLWWSDRPEVFVARDKDAWNWRMLISQPDWITEGFIEDAKTAALAKKGLPAIADVRRETLHEGTSAQVLHVGPYDDEGPVLAELHDEYLAANGLRMTGHHHEIYLGDHRRAEPSRWKTVLRQPVR; encoded by the coding sequence ATGACCCGCTACGACGTCAAACGTGAGCTGAAGCGGTGCTACGCGCCGAAGAACGCGGCCTGGGAGCTGGTCGACGTGCCCGCGCAGCAGTTCATCGCCGTGGACGGGCGGGGCGACCCCAACACGAGCGACGGCTACGCGCGGGCCGTCCAGGCGCTGTACGCCGTCGCGTACACGATCAAGTTCGCGAGCAAGCGGGATCTCGAGCGGGACTTCGTCGTCGGGCCGCTCGAAGGGCTCTGGTGGTCCGACCGTCCGGAGGTGTTCGTCGCCCGCGACAAGGACGCCTGGAACTGGCGGATGCTCATCAGCCAGCCCGACTGGATCACCGAGGGGTTCATCGAGGACGCCAAGACGGCCGCGCTGGCGAAGAAGGGGCTGCCCGCGATCGCCGACGTCCGCCGGGAGACCCTGCACGAGGGGACGAGCGCCCAGGTCCTGCACGTCGGCCCCTACGACGACGAAGGTCCCGTGCTCGCCGAGCTCCATGACGAGTACCTCGCGGCCAACGGGCTGCGGATGACCGGGCACCACCACGAGATCTACCTCGGCGACCACCGCCGGGCCGAACCGTCCAGGTGGAAGACCGTCCTGCGGCAGCCCGTCCGCTAA
- a CDS encoding PadR family transcriptional regulator: protein MADELTPAELTLLGLLVEKPRHGYELEEVIDARGVREWTEIGFSSIYYLLSRLRERGLIAEVETVRPARGKARRVYGPTDEGRRACARAAEAAVAELRPVFPPVLVGLANQPVIPPERLRDALDRRAAALAERIAAIGAARDARPGLPAFVRAVFDYSLGQLDAERRWLDAYRAELDASEGKDTGR from the coding sequence ATGGCCGACGAACTGACGCCCGCCGAGCTGACGCTGCTGGGGCTGCTCGTGGAGAAGCCGCGGCACGGCTACGAGCTGGAGGAGGTCATCGACGCGCGCGGCGTACGCGAGTGGACCGAAATCGGCTTCAGCTCGATCTACTACCTGCTGTCCCGGCTGCGGGAGCGGGGGCTGATCGCCGAGGTCGAGACGGTGCGGCCCGCGCGGGGCAAGGCGCGCCGGGTGTACGGGCCGACGGACGAGGGGCGGCGGGCGTGCGCGCGGGCGGCGGAGGCGGCGGTGGCCGAACTGCGGCCGGTGTTCCCGCCCGTCCTGGTCGGGCTCGCGAACCAGCCGGTCATCCCGCCGGAGCGTCTCCGGGACGCGCTCGACCGGCGGGCCGCCGCGCTGGCGGAGCGAATCGCCGCGATCGGCGCGGCCCGCGACGCTCGGCCCGGGTTGCCCGCGTTCGTCCGGGCCGTCTTCGACTACTCGCTGGGCCAGCTGGACGCCGAACGGCGATGGCTCGACGCCTACCGGGCGGAACTCGATGCCTCCGAGGGAAAGGACACCGGGCGATGA
- a CDS encoding DUF1059 domain-containing protein, protein MRKVADCRDMPSESGCTLTISGEEDEVVRAAAEHAASVHQHEDTPELREEIRKHLKQEQLTAH, encoded by the coding sequence ATGCGGAAAGTGGCCGACTGCAGGGACATGCCGAGCGAATCCGGCTGCACCCTCACCATCAGCGGCGAAGAGGACGAGGTCGTCCGCGCCGCCGCCGAGCACGCGGCGTCCGTGCACCAGCACGAGGACACCCCCGAACTCCGCGAGGAGATCCGCAAGCACCTCAAGCAGGAGCAGCTGACCGCCCACTAG
- a CDS encoding ADP-ribosylation family protein: MNPTDRAAVEDRFERDWGVTLPESIFRFWEFCASPAASSLAELDIVPAGVSHLSADPGAAPRDGIDVRVHGRFYCDPPEFMTFMFSGSDGYHHGLWSDDGRTCGGVASYYTHDGGGIERSAATPLEAVRAVLERHQRDLEDDDPGHSGVVARLSRLAALRDALTGVETGDRPETGYAYSRKYDPSFLPPRVDPARVTTLDGAGALVDGATALGRPPHNRADMSQFAGYVHATFEDAAALEAQVEEALRRCAAGDPAEALVLGRDLHWASGGDPVREAHANRLLTAAYRALDRPALAGIADAHHRHRALSSVHVLA, from the coding sequence GTGAATCCGACCGACCGGGCCGCCGTCGAAGACCGGTTCGAGCGCGACTGGGGCGTGACGCTCCCCGAATCGATCTTCCGGTTCTGGGAGTTCTGCGCGTCCCCCGCCGCGTCGTCGCTCGCCGAACTCGACATCGTCCCGGCGGGCGTCTCGCACCTGTCCGCCGACCCCGGGGCGGCGCCGCGGGACGGCATCGACGTGCGGGTGCACGGCCGGTTCTACTGCGACCCGCCCGAGTTCATGACGTTCATGTTCAGCGGCTCGGACGGATACCACCACGGCCTGTGGTCCGACGACGGGCGCACCTGCGGCGGCGTCGCCTCGTACTACACCCACGACGGCGGCGGCATCGAGCGGAGCGCGGCGACTCCGCTGGAGGCGGTCCGCGCCGTCCTCGAACGCCACCAGCGCGACCTCGAGGACGACGACCCCGGCCATTCCGGCGTCGTCGCGCGCCTCTCCCGGCTGGCCGCCCTCCGCGACGCCCTCACCGGCGTCGAGACCGGCGACCGTCCCGAAACGGGATACGCGTACTCCCGGAAGTACGACCCGTCCTTCCTCCCGCCGCGCGTCGACCCCGCCCGCGTCACCACCCTGGACGGCGCGGGCGCGCTCGTCGACGGGGCGACCGCGCTCGGCCGTCCGCCGCACAACCGCGCCGACATGTCGCAGTTCGCCGGATACGTGCACGCCACGTTCGAGGACGCCGCCGCCCTCGAAGCCCAGGTCGAGGAGGCCCTGCGCCGCTGCGCGGCGGGCGACCCCGCCGAAGCCCTCGTCCTCGGCCGCGACCTGCACTGGGCCTCCGGCGGCGACCCGGTCCGCGAAGCCCACGCGAACCGCCTGCTCACCGCCGCCTACCGCGCCCTCGACCGGCCGGCCCTGGCGGGCATCGCCGACGCCCACCACCGCCACCGCGCCCTGTCCTCCGTGCACGTCCTCGCCTGA